A stretch of Leptospiraceae bacterium DNA encodes these proteins:
- a CDS encoding thioredoxin family protein, which yields MKILSKIILLLLISGNILYAEDNPADKLTVTYPTNHSLPSGGELNIDVKVSVPSGFHIYLGKENKSKLTITDFTIEDAGLQVAKVKRPVGKKLDKETILEGDGTFSLKVFDLVGRKKGDKINTNLLIKTQICQTGKNGICYSPTVLKKQIVIEFNKDKEKKFAVKNSLKADRSPINWLSEKEAALQQAKKENKNVFALMSEPDWCGACRYMEQEAFAKKNVQDMLNSKFVTWKVKDEDYGLLATGSIGLPTYFVLDSSGKSLVKEVGGRDADGLIAVIQPYIKGDSKPTPPPEENNIPLPPNPEPVPDVPSSDLEPILPEFTEVFGEGEGIRYTVKEVSLNGGGNTITVEKGTKKVELKMKLLHNCESCGGAINQVIVGLSGEERAQACAWNGQQKSRGWVKVKYNLKLPKNPGVYYIRTRYAQGNSCAGAYGWWKVDRPNGPDSSSNIGAIIVK from the coding sequence ATGAAGATACTATCAAAAATTATTTTATTATTACTCATTTCGGGCAATATACTCTATGCAGAGGATAATCCCGCGGACAAACTTACTGTTACTTATCCAACGAATCATTCCCTTCCTTCCGGCGGAGAATTGAATATCGATGTGAAAGTTTCTGTTCCGAGCGGCTTTCATATTTATCTTGGTAAAGAGAATAAATCCAAATTAACTATTACGGATTTTACAATCGAAGATGCGGGACTTCAAGTAGCTAAAGTAAAAAGACCCGTCGGTAAAAAATTAGACAAAGAGACAATTCTAGAAGGCGACGGAACTTTTTCTCTAAAAGTTTTCGATTTGGTCGGTAGAAAAAAAGGCGATAAGATTAACACAAATCTTCTTATCAAAACACAGATTTGCCAAACCGGTAAAAATGGAATTTGCTACAGTCCAACCGTTTTGAAAAAACAAATTGTCATTGAATTTAATAAAGATAAAGAAAAAAAATTCGCGGTAAAAAATAGCTTAAAGGCTGACAGATCTCCGATCAATTGGCTTTCTGAAAAAGAAGCTGCTCTGCAACAAGCTAAAAAAGAAAACAAAAATGTTTTTGCTCTCATGTCAGAACCTGATTGGTGCGGTGCTTGTAGATATATGGAACAAGAAGCTTTCGCTAAAAAAAATGTTCAGGATATGCTGAATTCAAAATTTGTAACATGGAAAGTCAAGGATGAGGACTACGGACTATTAGCCACAGGATCTATCGGTTTACCAACATACTTTGTATTAGATTCTTCGGGTAAGAGCCTTGTGAAAGAAGTAGGCGGAAGAGATGCAGATGGTTTGATAGCAGTCATTCAACCTTATATAAAAGGCGACTCGAAACCAACTCCGCCACCAGAAGAAAATAACATACCTCTTCCTCCCAATCCAGAGCCAGTTCCCGATGTTCCAAGTTCTGATCTAGAACCAATTCTTCCTGAATTTACAGAAGTTTTCGGAGAAGGAGAAGGTATTCGTTATACAGTAAAGGAAGTTTCCCTTAACGGCGGAGGTAATACTATAACCGTAGAGAAAGGGACCAAGAAAGTAGAATTAAAGATGAAACTACTTCACAACTGCGAGTCTTGCGGAGGTGCGATCAATCAAGTAATCGTAGGTCTTTCCGGAGAAGAAAGAGCGCAAGCCTGTGCCTGGAATGGACAGCAAAAAAGTAGAGGATGGGTAAAAGTAAAATATAACTTAAAACTTCCTAAAAATCCGGGCGTGTATTATATTCGCACCCGCTATGCTCAGGGCAATTCTTGTGCCGGTGCATACGGCTGGTGGAAAGTAGATAGACCAAACGGACCTGATTCTAGTTCCAACATCGGCGCAATTATAGTTAAATAA
- a CDS encoding TrpB-like pyridoxal phosphate-dependent enzyme, with translation MENKINLTEKEIPTHWYNIQADMPNPMLPPLHPGTKQPVGPEDLSPIFPMELIKQEVSLERWIEIPEEVRDIYKIWRPTPMFRAHRLEKLLDTPAKIFYKYEGGSPAGSHKPNTAIPQAYYNKKEGVKKITTETGAGQWGSALSFACNIFGIELEVFMVKISYQQKPYRKSLMNTWGATVYASPTDKTESGRKILAANPDSPGSLGIAISEAVERAVGDADTKYALGSVLNHVLLHQTIVGQEAILQMEKAGEYPDVIIAPFGGGSNFAGLTFPFLRQKITEGKKVRCIAVEPSSCPKLTKGEFRYDFGDTVGLTPLLPMYTLGHSFVPASIHAGGLRYHGAGAIVSQLLKDKIIEAVAIQQLECFKAGVAFAKAEGILPAPEATHGIAEVFRQAEEAKREGKSRTILFNLCGHGYMDLSSYDDYFAGKLTDHALSDGDIQKSLAELDSYPKAG, from the coding sequence ATGGAAAATAAAATCAACCTTACTGAAAAAGAAATCCCAACTCATTGGTATAATATCCAGGCAGATATGCCAAATCCAATGCTCCCTCCTCTTCATCCTGGCACAAAGCAGCCAGTTGGACCTGAAGATTTATCTCCTATATTTCCGATGGAGTTAATCAAGCAAGAAGTGAGTCTTGAACGTTGGATAGAAATTCCCGAAGAAGTTAGAGACATTTACAAGATATGGCGACCAACGCCTATGTTTAGAGCGCATAGATTAGAAAAACTTCTAGATACTCCTGCTAAAATCTTTTACAAATATGAAGGTGGTAGCCCTGCCGGATCTCATAAGCCTAACACCGCTATACCGCAAGCGTATTATAACAAAAAAGAAGGCGTTAAAAAAATTACTACCGAAACAGGAGCAGGACAATGGGGAAGCGCTCTGAGTTTTGCTTGCAATATATTTGGAATTGAACTTGAAGTCTTCATGGTAAAAATCAGCTACCAACAAAAACCTTACCGCAAAAGCTTAATGAATACCTGGGGCGCAACAGTATATGCCTCCCCAACAGACAAAACAGAATCCGGTAGAAAAATTTTAGCGGCTAATCCTGATTCACCCGGAAGTCTAGGTATTGCCATTTCAGAAGCAGTAGAAAGAGCAGTCGGTGATGCTGACACAAAATACGCGTTAGGCAGTGTGTTAAACCATGTTCTACTACACCAAACAATCGTAGGACAAGAAGCAATTCTACAAATGGAAAAAGCAGGAGAATATCCTGACGTTATCATTGCTCCCTTTGGTGGCGGATCGAATTTTGCTGGACTCACATTTCCATTCCTACGTCAAAAGATAACAGAAGGAAAAAAAGTTCGATGCATTGCAGTTGAGCCATCTTCCTGTCCAAAATTAACAAAAGGTGAATTTAGATATGACTTCGGGGATACTGTTGGTTTAACCCCACTCCTTCCAATGTATACTCTTGGACATTCTTTTGTTCCAGCGTCTATTCATGCCGGTGGACTTAGATACCATGGAGCAGGTGCAATCGTAAGCCAACTTTTAAAAGATAAAATCATCGAAGCAGTTGCAATCCAACAGCTTGAATGTTTTAAAGCAGGTGTTGCATTCGCTAAGGCAGAAGGAATTCTTCCTGCACCAGAGGCTACTCACGGTATTGCGGAAGTATTTAGACAAGCAGAAGAAGCTAAACGAGAAGGCAAATCTAGAACAATTCTCTTTAATCTTTGCGGTCATGGTTATATGGATTTAAGCTCTTACGACGATTACTTCGCGGGCAAACTAACAGACCATGCGTTATCCGATGGAGACATTCAAAAATCTTTAGCCGAGCTAGACTCTTATCCAAAAGCTGGATAA
- a CDS encoding efflux RND transporter permease subunit gives MIEQLIAFSIRKKYIVLSITLIISMFGFYSAAKLSVDAVPDVTNVQVSAVTASPGLSPLLVEQFITNPIELQLIGIPGATEIRSISRAGVSSVTVIFQDSVNIWFARQLVTERLKVAEKEIPSDYGKPELAPVATALGDIYEFVLSSDRHTPMQLRTYLDWELSKKIKSVPGVIEVNSVGGEVKEYQIIIDPRNLVAYNLTLSKIYENIRTANKDTGGGYIIDGDEQMVIRGQGQFEGIEEIRRVAVRTASDGTPLLLGQIAKVKIGRALRFGIATKNQKEVVAATVIMLLGENSRDVVRDVKVKIEEIKSKLPEGMRIEPFYDRSEFINRALSTIFMNLGEGAILVFITLIITLGSLKGGALVAMAIPISMLVAVIFMRQIGVVGNLMSLGALDFGLLVDGSIVMLESVMTGFVTKKYLFQKPMDSYQIAETTEKIILENCMRVGRAAAFSVAIIMLVYLPLMALEGVEGRMIRPMAVTVALALGAALLFSLTVFPASLAIVFQKPNFYKSKYWVFLENKYDILLSLAFTKKKEIFIGAFCFVFFSFIISATLGSEFIPRIDEGEIDMDVKRLPSASIEYSRNLNMEIEGILSQFPEIQNVVSRVGRGNSSADPLGTDETSIMIKLKDRSEWKTATTREDLMSAIKEKILLSVPSSYISMSQPIENRVNALLAGSKADIVVKVYGDDLHQLKKIGDEISDVMKKIQGTGDIRVQRILGLSVLRINANYDLMARYGVSASEILRTVEMLRVGTNAGKIFEGMKRFDLVLRLDLDVIKDIKEIHNIPVMTAGGKTIPLGEVADIELVESAASILREGLKRRLFVEVNIRGRDLVGYIKEAQEKTKAINDNLPPGYKLVWGGQFENFTRAKNRLILVVPIALIIIFAMLILAFGNIFYALGVFIVVPLAASGGILGLVLRGLPFSIPAGVGFIAVSGIAVLNGIVYASNLKAKLKEGVLLPLAVRVAAIESMRPVLTTEIIAAIGFIPMAISNMAGAEVQRPLASVVIAGVISATILSSVLLPITMEYLLSIGEKLEEKKQKRITAKRKNLVTILNLSKGE, from the coding sequence ATGATAGAACAACTGATTGCATTTTCTATTCGTAAAAAATATATCGTTCTTTCTATCACTCTCATTATTTCAATGTTTGGGTTTTACAGTGCTGCAAAGCTTTCTGTAGATGCAGTTCCCGATGTCACAAACGTGCAAGTATCCGCTGTCACTGCCTCTCCCGGTCTGTCTCCTTTGCTTGTCGAGCAATTTATAACGAATCCAATCGAATTACAACTCATTGGGATTCCAGGTGCCACTGAAATTCGATCTATCTCTAGAGCTGGAGTTAGCAGTGTAACTGTAATCTTTCAGGATTCTGTAAACATTTGGTTTGCCAGACAGTTAGTCACAGAAAGGCTCAAAGTTGCCGAAAAGGAAATTCCGTCCGATTACGGTAAACCAGAATTAGCCCCTGTGGCAACTGCTTTAGGGGATATATATGAGTTTGTGCTAAGTTCCGATAGACATACTCCTATGCAGCTTAGAACTTATTTGGATTGGGAATTATCTAAGAAGATTAAATCTGTCCCAGGTGTAATTGAAGTGAATTCAGTTGGCGGAGAAGTAAAAGAGTATCAAATAATAATAGATCCTCGCAATCTAGTCGCCTATAATCTTACTCTATCCAAAATCTATGAAAATATTAGGACTGCTAACAAAGATACAGGTGGTGGTTATATAATAGATGGTGATGAGCAGATGGTGATTCGAGGACAAGGGCAGTTTGAAGGGATTGAGGAAATAAGGCGTGTTGCCGTTCGCACTGCTTCTGACGGAACTCCTTTACTCCTTGGTCAAATTGCGAAAGTAAAAATCGGTCGTGCTTTGCGTTTTGGGATTGCAACAAAAAACCAAAAGGAAGTTGTAGCGGCAACTGTTATTATGCTTCTAGGAGAAAATTCACGGGACGTTGTGCGCGATGTTAAAGTGAAAATAGAAGAAATTAAATCTAAGCTTCCAGAAGGAATGAGGATTGAACCTTTTTATGATAGGTCTGAATTTATTAATCGTGCCTTGTCTACTATTTTTATGAATCTAGGCGAGGGTGCTATACTCGTTTTCATTACTCTGATAATTACATTGGGCTCTTTAAAAGGTGGTGCACTCGTTGCAATGGCAATCCCAATATCCATGTTAGTTGCTGTAATTTTTATGAGGCAAATAGGAGTGGTCGGAAATTTAATGAGTCTGGGTGCTCTTGACTTCGGGCTGTTAGTCGATGGGTCGATTGTTATGCTTGAATCTGTAATGACAGGCTTTGTTACAAAAAAATATTTATTTCAAAAACCGATGGATAGTTATCAAATTGCTGAAACGACTGAAAAAATTATTTTAGAAAATTGTATGCGGGTAGGAAGGGCGGCTGCTTTTTCTGTTGCCATTATTATGCTTGTGTATTTACCTCTTATGGCTCTTGAAGGAGTAGAAGGTAGAATGATTCGTCCTATGGCGGTTACTGTTGCGTTAGCCCTTGGAGCAGCGCTTTTATTTTCCTTAACTGTTTTTCCTGCAAGTCTTGCAATCGTATTTCAAAAACCGAATTTCTATAAGAGTAAATATTGGGTCTTTCTAGAAAATAAATATGACATACTTCTAAGTCTGGCATTTACAAAAAAGAAAGAAATTTTTATCGGAGCATTTTGCTTTGTATTTTTTTCTTTTATAATTTCCGCAACATTAGGCTCGGAATTCATTCCTCGGATTGATGAAGGAGAAATTGACATGGATGTAAAAAGACTCCCTTCCGCATCTATTGAATATTCAAGAAATTTAAACATGGAAATAGAAGGAATTCTTTCTCAGTTTCCCGAAATCCAAAATGTAGTTTCTCGCGTGGGAAGGGGCAATTCATCAGCAGATCCACTCGGCACAGATGAAACAAGTATTATGATTAAGTTAAAAGATCGAAGCGAATGGAAAACAGCAACGACCAGAGAAGATTTAATGAGCGCGATTAAAGAAAAAATTCTATTGAGCGTTCCTTCTAGTTATATCAGTATGTCGCAGCCAATTGAAAATAGGGTTAATGCGTTGTTAGCCGGTTCAAAGGCAGATATAGTTGTCAAAGTATATGGTGATGATCTTCATCAATTAAAAAAGATTGGCGATGAAATTTCCGATGTAATGAAAAAAATTCAAGGAACAGGTGATATTCGCGTTCAGAGAATTTTAGGACTTTCTGTTCTTCGTATCAATGCAAATTATGATTTAATGGCACGCTATGGTGTTTCTGCTTCAGAGATTTTACGCACAGTAGAAATGCTACGTGTAGGAACTAACGCTGGAAAGATTTTTGAAGGAATGAAACGATTTGACCTTGTCCTCAGGTTGGATTTAGATGTGATCAAAGATATTAAGGAAATTCATAATATTCCAGTTATGACAGCAGGTGGAAAAACAATTCCACTTGGAGAAGTTGCAGATATTGAATTGGTTGAATCGGCTGCCTCTATTCTAAGAGAAGGGCTTAAGAGAAGGCTTTTCGTGGAAGTAAATATTCGTGGAAGAGATTTGGTTGGCTATATAAAGGAAGCACAAGAAAAAACAAAGGCGATTAATGATAATTTGCCTCCCGGATATAAATTAGTATGGGGAGGTCAATTTGAAAATTTCACACGCGCAAAGAATCGACTAATACTCGTTGTCCCCATTGCACTTATCATTATCTTTGCAATGTTGATTTTAGCCTTCGGAAATATTTTCTATGCACTGGGTGTATTTATCGTTGTGCCATTAGCCGCATCGGGTGGAATCTTAGGTTTAGTTCTAAGGGGACTTCCCTTTAGTATCCCGGCTGGAGTTGGTTTTATTGCTGTGAGCGGCATAGCAGTATTAAACGGTATTGTCTATGCTTCCAATTTAAAAGCAAAACTGAAAGAAGGAGTATTATTGCCCTTAGCCGTTCGAGTAGCTGCGATTGAATCAATGCGACCTGTTTTAACAACCGAAATAATTGCAGCCATTGGTTTTATCCCCATGGCGATTTCTAACATGGCGGGTGCAGAGGTGCAAAGACCGTTAGCTTCTGTAGTTATCGCTGGAGTGATTTCTGCAACAATTCTTTCATCTGTGCTTCTTCCGATTACCATGGAGTATCTCCTTTCTATTGGAGAGAAATTGGAAGAAAAAAAACAAAAGAGAATTACTGCCAAAAGAAAAAATCTTGTTACGATTCTAAATCTAAGTAAAGGTGAATAA
- a CDS encoding SDR family oxidoreductase: MKNIIKPKKVLLLAATSDIGRHIAESFAKRGYELLLTSTNINSLRPITESITKKYNVKVQEYQFDITDFSIHATFVKSLPEFPDIVVCCFGYYKDQEKALSDFGEAFKTMSVNYIGAVSLLNLVANQFQKRKSGSIIAISSVAGIRGRQMNFLYGSAKAGLTTYLSGLRNRLYKDKINVTTILLGPVYTKMSEGHKLMPLHTAKPEVAAEKIVKAGLANKDEVYILWQWRWIMLVIRLIPEFIFKRLKPF, encoded by the coding sequence ATGAAAAATATAATCAAGCCTAAAAAGGTATTGCTATTAGCCGCTACTTCTGACATTGGAAGGCATATTGCAGAAAGTTTTGCCAAAAGAGGTTACGAGCTATTACTCACGTCTACTAATATAAACTCTTTGCGCCCTATTACGGAAAGCATTACAAAAAAATACAATGTGAAAGTGCAAGAATACCAATTTGATATTACCGACTTTAGCATTCATGCCACTTTCGTAAAATCTCTCCCTGAATTTCCTGATATCGTTGTTTGCTGCTTTGGCTATTACAAAGATCAGGAAAAAGCTCTCTCTGACTTCGGAGAAGCTTTTAAGACTATGAGCGTAAACTATATAGGAGCAGTTTCTCTTCTCAACCTTGTAGCAAACCAATTTCAAAAAAGAAAATCAGGCTCTATCATTGCAATTAGCTCTGTCGCCGGCATTCGCGGTAGACAGATGAACTTTCTCTATGGAAGCGCCAAAGCAGGATTAACCACTTACCTTTCCGGTCTACGAAATAGACTCTATAAAGATAAAATCAACGTAACTACGATACTCTTAGGTCCCGTTTATACCAAAATGTCAGAAGGTCATAAACTAATGCCTCTTCACACCGCCAAACCAGAAGTAGCCGCTGAGAAAATAGTCAAAGCCGGTCTAGCCAATAAAGACGAGGTCTATATTCTCTGGCAATGGAGGTGGATTATGCTCGTTATTCGCTTAATACCAGAATTTATTTTTAAGAGATTAAAACCTTTTTAG
- a CDS encoding NAD(P)-binding domain-containing protein gives MSKKIGILGSGSVAQTLAGGFIKYGYEVKMGTRDPKKLEEFIQNNSGKISVGSFQEASAFGEIVVLAVKGSVAKSLVEQIKDSLTGKVVIDPTNPISDIPPVDGVLNFFSNINLSLMEELQALAPKAHFVKAFNCIGGHFMINPDFNGVKPSMFICGNDTHAKGEVTQIVYQFGFDVEDMGSVVSARAIEPLCMLWCIPGIKNNSWSHAFKLLRK, from the coding sequence ATGTCAAAAAAAATTGGAATTTTAGGTTCAGGTTCTGTGGCGCAAACATTAGCGGGTGGATTTATAAAATACGGATATGAAGTAAAGATGGGAACTCGTGACCCCAAAAAATTGGAAGAGTTTATTCAGAATAATTCTGGTAAAATTTCTGTTGGATCGTTTCAGGAGGCTAGTGCATTCGGAGAGATTGTGGTTCTTGCTGTAAAAGGAAGTGTAGCGAAATCATTGGTAGAACAAATTAAGGATAGTCTAACGGGAAAGGTAGTTATTGATCCTACAAATCCAATTTCAGATATTCCGCCCGTAGATGGAGTGTTGAATTTCTTTTCTAATATCAACCTATCGCTTATGGAAGAATTACAGGCTTTAGCACCTAAAGCTCATTTTGTAAAAGCATTCAATTGCATTGGCGGTCATTTTATGATTAATCCTGATTTTAATGGTGTTAAGCCCTCTATGTTTATCTGTGGGAATGACACTCATGCCAAAGGAGAAGTGACTCAAATCGTCTACCAATTTGGATTTGATGTAGAGGATATGGGATCGGTAGTTTCTGCAAGAGCCATCGAGCCACTTTGTATGCTTTGGTGTATCCCAGGCATTAAAAATAATAGTTGGTCCCATGCATTTAAACTGCTAAGGAAATAA
- a CDS encoding DUF3820 family protein → MTPDPEILLQLVNMEMPYGKYKGIRLCELPMFYLEWFQRSGFPKGKLGVLLETIYEIKLNGLESLLEPLKKRKTD, encoded by the coding sequence ATGACGCCTGATCCAGAAATACTCTTACAATTAGTGAATATGGAAATGCCTTATGGGAAATACAAAGGAATAAGATTATGCGAGCTTCCTATGTTCTATCTTGAGTGGTTTCAACGAAGCGGTTTTCCAAAAGGAAAATTAGGAGTATTACTCGAAACAATTTACGAAATAAAACTAAATGGATTGGAAAGTCTGCTCGAACCTTTAAAGAAAAGAAAGACTGATTAG
- a CDS encoding curli assembly protein CsgG: MYLIKLLISFFLFQLLIGCSSIDVAVTANKTLLKSMKKVAVMNFEMSNKDPKEQEFADIIAHQFLKSTKLNVIERDKLVISKVIGEQSLSRTGIIDESTAAQMGKILGVDAIVIGKGEQLMIENKSIEYCLNSFNIKVISVETGNIFVNVIKEPGIDWTPWIRLKFAIGGFGLVWSKNDLLLETCRINFLAEHAVKEIQSEMDKVNNRP; this comes from the coding sequence ATGTATTTAATTAAACTATTAATTTCTTTTTTTCTATTCCAACTACTAATCGGTTGTTCTTCTATCGATGTTGCTGTTACTGCAAATAAAACACTTTTGAAAAGTATGAAAAAAGTTGCAGTCATGAATTTTGAGATGAGCAACAAAGATCCGAAAGAACAAGAATTCGCCGATATCATAGCACACCAATTTCTAAAATCAACAAAGCTAAACGTAATCGAAAGAGATAAGTTGGTAATTAGCAAAGTCATCGGAGAGCAAAGTCTGTCAAGAACAGGCATCATCGACGAATCAACAGCAGCGCAGATGGGAAAAATTCTTGGTGTTGACGCAATCGTAATCGGAAAAGGCGAACAACTCATGATCGAAAACAAAAGTATTGAATATTGCTTAAATTCCTTCAACATCAAAGTCATCAGTGTTGAAACAGGAAATATTTTTGTAAATGTTATCAAAGAGCCTGGCATTGACTGGACTCCGTGGATACGATTAAAATTTGCGATAGGCGGCTTCGGTCTTGTATGGAGTAAGAACGATTTGCTCCTTGAGACCTGTCGAATTAATTTTTTAGCAGAACACGCTGTAAAAGAGATTCAATCAGAAATGGATAAAGTCAACAACCGACCATAA
- a CDS encoding sensor domain-containing diguanylate cyclase gives MRKILLADTLLLSATTILYYLLARFGMSLFSLEPGNITLLWLPSGLALIMAIEWGFISVPFIILASFLANYPGMAMSSGKYPLLFTAINSSADGFTGMLAMQLLKKFLPNGLRYTNDLFPFGLVWFITTSITSSFISVFMVIGEYIPLERVFSFIRMLVLADSLGIILIYPLYTSWKSDRLFIKKDILFSMLAIAIITALLILGFTVLPGMIFFIVPIIIILSFNVKRLNVMIITSLTLVLIIAATAKNLGPFIFQDPEDSNFRLMAFVFSSSLAILGVVLQSHQLGISESSSKLWQDAAEHDPLTGLINRRAFIPILNKEHQRANQTGKIYTLALLDLDHFKIINDSYGHQSGDRVLCSIAKIMNENCRSSDSIVRMGGEEFAILFPNCTMEEAFLPLERIRANLASQPLQVDNALIFVTISIGVASFMREENDFELMLRADKALYTAKSAGRNKIILDKRASI, from the coding sequence ATGAGAAAAATTCTTTTAGCGGATACTCTACTTTTATCCGCTACGACTATATTGTATTATCTCCTGGCTCGCTTTGGAATGTCACTATTCTCACTTGAGCCAGGAAATATTACTCTTCTCTGGCTACCCTCTGGGCTGGCACTTATAATGGCAATCGAATGGGGATTTATCTCTGTTCCTTTTATCATTCTCGCAAGTTTTCTTGCAAATTATCCGGGAATGGCGATGAGTTCGGGTAAATATCCACTTCTATTTACTGCAATCAATTCAAGTGCAGATGGATTTACCGGAATGTTAGCCATGCAACTTTTGAAAAAGTTTTTACCGAACGGACTGCGGTATACAAATGATTTATTTCCTTTTGGTCTTGTATGGTTCATCACTACTTCGATTACGAGTAGCTTCATTTCAGTTTTCATGGTAATCGGAGAATACATTCCTCTTGAGCGGGTATTTAGTTTTATCCGTATGTTAGTCCTTGCTGATAGTCTGGGAATAATACTAATTTATCCGCTTTATACAAGCTGGAAATCAGACAGACTCTTTATAAAAAAAGATATTTTATTTTCTATGCTAGCAATAGCAATCATAACCGCTTTGTTAATCCTTGGTTTTACTGTTTTGCCCGGAATGATTTTTTTTATAGTTCCAATCATCATCATTCTTTCTTTTAACGTTAAGCGCTTAAATGTAATGATTATTACGAGTCTTACTTTAGTATTGATCATTGCGGCTACCGCAAAAAATCTCGGTCCGTTTATTTTTCAAGATCCTGAGGATTCTAACTTCCGGCTAATGGCATTTGTCTTCTCTAGCTCTCTTGCAATTTTAGGTGTTGTATTACAGAGCCACCAATTAGGAATTAGTGAATCATCTAGCAAACTCTGGCAAGACGCTGCAGAGCATGATCCACTTACAGGTCTAATCAATCGACGCGCCTTTATACCAATCTTAAATAAAGAGCATCAAAGAGCAAACCAGACTGGAAAAATTTATACACTTGCTCTTTTAGATTTGGATCATTTCAAAATTATCAATGACAGCTACGGTCATCAATCAGGTGATAGGGTTCTCTGCTCCATAGCGAAAATCATGAATGAAAATTGTAGATCGAGTGATTCGATTGTGAGAATGGGGGGAGAAGAATTTGCAATTCTATTTCCAAATTGCACAATGGAGGAAGCCTTTCTACCCCTTGAGCGGATAAGGGCAAATTTAGCCAGTCAACCTCTGCAAGTAGACAATGCACTTATCTTCGTAACTATAAGCATCGGAGTTGCCTCTTTTATGCGGGAGGAAAATGACTTTGAATTAATGCTCCGCGCCGACAAAGCGTTGTATACCGCTAAGTCAGCCGGACGTAATAAAATTATTTTAGATAAAAGAGCTTCTATTTAA
- a CDS encoding methyltransferase domain-containing protein, with protein sequence MKNESYYAKIFARYYDAFMYRLERTILLKKRKRLLSSLEGNILEIGSGTGINFSFYNKKANVYAIEPSSAMMQKAETRISESKGREQIAASIKTINSGIGNPELEKEIAEGSLDAVVCTLVLCTVPDLKYTINFIQSKLKKEGKLIVLEHIHPKKFPFTAMHNLFNPFWKIFSMGCNLNRKTDIILKESGFVLVEENFFTKALPFYEAVFVLR encoded by the coding sequence ATGAAAAATGAATCTTATTATGCAAAGATATTTGCTCGGTATTATGATGCATTTATGTATAGACTGGAGAGAACGATACTCCTCAAGAAAAGAAAACGCCTGTTATCCTCTCTAGAAGGAAACATATTAGAAATCGGAAGTGGAACTGGAATCAACTTTTCCTTTTATAATAAAAAAGCAAATGTATATGCAATTGAGCCTTCCTCTGCAATGATGCAGAAAGCGGAAACGCGAATTTCAGAAAGCAAGGGAAGAGAGCAAATAGCCGCTTCGATTAAAACAATCAATTCTGGAATAGGAAATCCTGAATTAGAAAAAGAAATTGCAGAGGGCAGTCTAGATGCAGTGGTTTGCACCTTGGTTTTATGCACCGTCCCTGATCTTAAGTATACAATCAACTTCATCCAATCGAAATTAAAAAAAGAAGGAAAGCTAATTGTGCTAGAGCATATTCATCCTAAAAAATTTCCATTTACCGCAATGCACAATCTATTCAATCCTTTCTGGAAAATATTTTCTATGGGTTGTAATCTCAATCGCAAAACAGATATTATCCTCAAAGAGTCTGGCTTCGTCTTAGTAGAAGAAAACTTTTTTACTAAAGCACTACCTTTTTATGAAGCCGTGTTTGTGTTGCGCTGA